Part of the Candidatus Eisenbacteria bacterium genome is shown below.
AGGATGGTGCAAAGATTTATTATGAAGTTCATGGAGAAGGCGAATCCGTCATCTTCCTAAACGGTATCATGATGAATACCATGAGCTGGCTGCCCTTTATCCCTGAGCTATCCAAGAGGTTCAAGCTGATCCTGGTCGATTTTAGAGATCAAGGCCAGTCCTCCAAGTTGCAGGAAGGGTACGGTCCGGACATTCATGTCAGAGATGTCGTCAGCTTGCTCGATGAGTTAGACATTCCCATGGTTCACATGATGGGGGTTTCCTATGGTGGAGGGGTGGCATTGCATTTTGCGCTCAAACATCAAAAGAGGATAAAATCTTTCTGCCTTTTTAACACACCCAACCGAGTCACCAATCATTTACGGGAAATCGGCACGGCATGGGAGACTGCTGCAGAACTCAATGACGGAGAGAGGTTTTTCCAGCTCGCCGTTCCCTTTATCTATTCAGAGCCGTTTTATGAAACCCACCTGG
Proteins encoded:
- a CDS encoding alpha/beta hydrolase, giving the protein MAYLDLKDGAKIYYEVHGEGESVIFLNGIMMNTMSWLPFIPELSKRFKLILVDFRDQGQSSKLQEGYGPDIHVRDVVSLLDELDIPMVHMMGVSYGGGVALHFALKHQKRIKSFCLFNTPNRVTNHLREIGTAWETAAELNDGERFFQLAVPFIYSEPFYETHLDFLIERQKIFKSLLTKEWFEGFIRLSRSFKNYFISPEELKTIKVPTLLVRADLDIIASGRAMKDIHENIPNCELITIPEAGHAAFLEKMNEFLTILIGFVTKHS